A window of Metabacillus sp. B2-18 contains these coding sequences:
- a CDS encoding SDR family NAD(P)-dependent oxidoreductase, with protein sequence MSYFHTSLNGKHILITGASGGIGYVTAKIVANMGASVTITGRNEEVLSQLQVELLETTNKEKIFLKVADIAEEEDRKSLVQESERQMGFISGLVNAAAIAGGETVENLKEDFLIRMMNINYISTVMLTQIVYKRMQEEASGVIVNVSSLSGLRGTYGNTAYSSSKFALIGFTQCMAVEAIKSNIRVNAVCPGFVDTSMGRDVIMRKAKQNGLSYEDQYKQIETSIPSERITQPDEVGNTIAFLLTDAARNIVGESIKISGGSVMR encoded by the coding sequence ATGTCTTACTTTCATACAAGTTTAAACGGCAAGCATATTCTTATAACTGGAGCATCTGGTGGGATTGGCTATGTAACAGCCAAAATAGTGGCAAATATGGGTGCTTCAGTTACAATCACTGGAAGAAACGAAGAGGTACTTTCACAATTACAAGTTGAGTTACTAGAAACTACAAATAAAGAGAAAATTTTTCTTAAAGTGGCAGATATAGCTGAAGAAGAAGATAGAAAATCACTAGTCCAAGAATCAGAGAGACAAATGGGGTTTATCTCTGGATTAGTCAACGCAGCAGCCATCGCTGGAGGTGAAACTGTGGAAAATCTGAAAGAAGATTTCCTTATAAGAATGATGAATATTAATTACATCTCTACTGTTATGCTTACTCAAATAGTTTATAAAAGGATGCAGGAGGAGGCTAGCGGTGTGATCGTCAATGTTTCATCACTCTCTGGACTAAGAGGAACTTATGGTAACACAGCGTATTCTTCAAGTAAGTTTGCATTAATTGGATTTACCCAATGTATGGCTGTTGAAGCAATCAAGTCCAATATAAGAGTTAACGCTGTTTGCCCTGGGTTTGTCGATACAAGCATGGGAAGAGATGTCATTATGCGGAAAGCTAAACAAAATGGCTTGTCATACGAAGACCAATATAAACAGATTGAAACAAGTATCCCCTCTGAACGAATTACGCAGCCTGATGAAGTTGGAAATACCATTGCATTCTTATTAACAGATGCAGCGCGAAATATCGTGGGGGAATCAATTAAAATATCAGGTGGTAGTGTCATGCGGTGA
- the solA gene encoding N-methyl-L-tryptophan oxidase, with protein MAWDVGIIGLGAMGSMAAWQLAQRGTSVIGFEQFGIGHDRSAVGGETRLFRTAYKEGAEYVPLLKESKHLWKQLEDQSGNKLLHLNGGLNIGPIEDEFMQNVLKSVKDFNLDHEILDYMDAKRRYPQHILGPDEIMVLDKDAGFLRPELAVVSAVKRAEQLGAEIRSHAKVESFEANDDGIVIKSDGHEYKVKQLLITAGPWIGEMLPQFKPVVNVKKIILSWFPAKNVEDYQPSRFPIFTRRSSGHRLFGAPTVEGSMVKVGVSTPGDVVEDVNYLNRTVELSEFKESMEVVSKFFNGLYTDPVRVNAYMDAYTDDGHSMIGRVPGYPNVVVMGGFSGHGFKMAPALGKIASDILIHDSTPFDLKSLSPDRFSPSLKTEF; from the coding sequence ATGGCATGGGATGTCGGTATTATTGGTTTAGGTGCGATGGGAAGTATGGCTGCTTGGCAGCTAGCACAACGAGGGACTTCAGTAATAGGCTTTGAACAATTTGGCATCGGACACGATCGGTCAGCAGTTGGTGGAGAGACAAGATTATTTCGAACAGCCTATAAAGAAGGTGCTGAATATGTACCGCTCTTAAAGGAGTCAAAGCATTTATGGAAGCAACTAGAGGATCAGTCAGGTAATAAGTTACTACATCTTAATGGTGGATTAAATATTGGTCCAATTGAAGATGAGTTTATGCAAAATGTCTTAAAAAGTGTGAAGGATTTTAATCTAGATCACGAGATTCTTGATTATATGGATGCAAAACGCCGATATCCACAACATATCTTAGGACCAGATGAGATCATGGTTTTAGATAAAGATGCTGGATTTCTTCGTCCAGAATTAGCTGTTGTGTCTGCCGTTAAACGTGCTGAACAACTTGGAGCAGAAATACGAAGTCATGCTAAAGTTGAATCGTTTGAAGCAAATGATGATGGAATAGTAATTAAATCAGATGGTCATGAGTATAAAGTGAAGCAGCTATTAATTACTGCAGGGCCTTGGATTGGGGAAATGCTTCCACAGTTTAAACCCGTTGTAAATGTAAAAAAAATCATTCTATCATGGTTTCCTGCAAAAAATGTAGAAGATTATCAACCTAGCCGCTTTCCTATCTTTACGAGAAGAAGCAGCGGTCACCGCTTATTTGGGGCTCCAACTGTGGAGGGGAGTATGGTGAAGGTTGGTGTGAGCACCCCTGGTGATGTAGTAGAAGATGTTAATTATCTGAATCGAACGGTAGAATTAAGCGAATTTAAAGAAAGCATGGAAGTGGTATCTAAATTTTTCAATGGACTGTACACAGACCCGGTTCGAGTGAATGCCTATATGGATGCTTACACAGATGACGGACATTCCATGATTGGTAGAGTACCTGGCTACCCTAATGTTGTAGTAATGGGAGGCTTCTCTGGACATGGATTTAAAATGGCCCCTGCATTGGGAAAAATAGCAAGTGACATTCTAATTCATGATTCAACACCTTTTGATTTGAAATCGTTAAGTCCAGATCGATTTTCACCATCATTAAAAACAGAATTTTAA
- a CDS encoding sodium/glutamate symporter, which yields MEFNAWSIFVDLGFVSILFLIGVILRSKVKFIQKLFLPAGIIAGLLGLLLGPNGVGFIPFSSQIGSYPGILIAVIFGALPLISPAVNWKVISKRVGSMWSYSQIVMICMWGGGLLFSLLVLNNIWGDLHSGFGLLLAAGFSGGHGTAAAIGAAFQSHGWENATSLAMTSATVGIISSIIGGLIFIKLATMKGETNHLTSFKDLSPELRNGLIPTSSRKPSYIDTVSPISIDPLVFHLALVSIIALAGYYLSQFIGGLFPSVAIPTFSLAFLIGLVLKLILTKTKTDQYVSKDMLNRISGGATDFLVAFGISSISLPVVIDYFLPLSILFIFGLLYAFFSCRLLAKHFFKDTWFEKGLFTWGWATGTMAMGIALLRIADPDTESTTLEDFGLAYIPMAPVEIAVVTFAPFMIVSGQSWLFILLTLGGAVVLYLFARANKWVKTTLVEKKSNISA from the coding sequence ATGGAGTTTAACGCTTGGAGTATTTTTGTTGATCTTGGTTTTGTTTCAATACTGTTTTTAATTGGGGTCATTCTAAGGTCAAAAGTAAAGTTCATACAGAAGCTTTTCCTGCCAGCAGGTATTATAGCTGGTTTGCTAGGTCTTTTGTTAGGACCAAATGGTGTAGGCTTCATACCTTTTTCTTCACAAATAGGAAGCTACCCGGGTATTCTTATTGCCGTCATATTTGGTGCCTTACCACTCATCTCTCCTGCCGTTAATTGGAAGGTCATTTCCAAACGAGTTGGTAGTATGTGGTCTTATTCTCAAATTGTGATGATTTGTATGTGGGGCGGTGGACTCTTATTTTCATTACTTGTATTAAATAATATTTGGGGAGATCTTCACTCAGGATTCGGACTTTTGTTAGCAGCCGGCTTTAGCGGAGGACATGGAACAGCCGCGGCAATTGGGGCGGCATTTCAATCACACGGGTGGGAAAATGCAACTTCATTAGCTATGACCTCTGCAACTGTAGGGATTATCAGCTCAATTATTGGGGGATTAATTTTTATCAAATTAGCAACGATGAAAGGAGAAACAAATCATCTTACATCTTTTAAGGACCTTTCACCTGAGCTGAGAAATGGTTTGATTCCAACATCATCTAGAAAGCCGAGTTATATTGATACAGTATCTCCAATATCCATTGATCCGTTAGTTTTTCATTTAGCACTAGTGTCCATTATAGCACTTGCTGGGTATTATCTCAGTCAATTCATCGGAGGTCTTTTTCCAAGTGTGGCCATTCCGACATTTTCATTGGCATTTCTAATAGGTTTAGTTCTTAAACTGATTTTAACGAAAACAAAAACAGACCAATACGTAAGTAAAGATATGTTAAATCGAATTAGCGGTGGAGCAACAGACTTTCTTGTGGCATTCGGTATCTCATCTATAAGTTTACCTGTCGTCATCGACTATTTCTTGCCGCTTAGTATTTTATTTATTTTTGGATTATTATATGCATTTTTCAGTTGCAGATTACTTGCTAAGCACTTCTTTAAAGATACATGGTTTGAAAAAGGTTTATTTACTTGGGGATGGGCAACAGGAACAATGGCAATGGGAATTGCCCTTCTAAGAATTGCTGATCCAGATACAGAGAGCACAACATTAGAGGACTTTGGCTTAGCTTATATTCCAATGGCCCCGGTTGAAATTGCCGTCGTGACATTTGCTCCATTCATGATTGTGTCAGGCCAATCATGGTTATTTATCTTGCTTACCCTAGGTGGGGCGGTTGTTTTATATCTTTTTGCAAGAGCAAATAAATGGGTTAAAACCACCTTAGTCGAGAAAAAATCGAATATAAGTGCTTAA
- a CDS encoding sigma-54 interaction domain-containing protein produces MDLAKISKLTQDIAEAIKAAFEIDVEIVDRRINRVAATGFARNRVGQKMLYGTASTEVIAKGQPIVIQSMKHEVCQVCPGLGECTYVGGIVSPIFYEGVVIGTINLVAYDQEKMDTINNARNGIINFSEKMSSLIEAKLKEEEYLEQKLTFLEELKVIANINPYGVLITDEVGSIKYGNNLAFSMLNEKELDLTGMNLFELFIDLPKEIYYSHHDLDESEIVLKNKANDKTILAEYKRIIKEGYFLGVIITFKCFLSETNSRNKDSQRIRINDIKGQSAVIQELKLNAIKFAKTDSTILITGENGTGKDLFAEAIHQESLRNKSPFVIINCGALPENLIESELFGYEKGAFTGASTIGKKGKFELANNGTIFLDEIGTMPLHLQTRLLRVIQNREIDRIGGSESTKLDVRIIAATNENLFSLVEQGKFRRDLYYRLHVIPLHLPPLRERKDDLSLLTNGFIMKFNELLSKSAGDLTAEAMEILMSHNWPGNIRELENVMEYAMNSIPANTEYIGVNHLPAYLQSFYFTNASTPPSSHQDIIKINLNNYEEEIIRHLLEIYGKSTTGKQQVAKKMNISQATLYRKLKQYNV; encoded by the coding sequence ATGGACTTAGCAAAGATAAGCAAGTTAACCCAAGATATTGCAGAAGCCATTAAGGCAGCATTTGAGATTGATGTTGAGATTGTTGACCGAAGGATAAATAGGGTCGCAGCAACAGGTTTTGCAAGAAATCGAGTTGGTCAGAAAATGTTGTACGGAACAGCTAGCACAGAGGTCATTGCTAAAGGTCAGCCAATTGTCATTCAATCAATGAAACATGAGGTATGCCAAGTTTGTCCTGGTCTAGGTGAGTGTACATATGTTGGTGGTATTGTATCGCCAATCTTTTATGAGGGCGTTGTAATCGGAACAATTAATTTGGTTGCCTACGATCAAGAGAAAATGGATACTATTAATAATGCCCGCAATGGCATTATTAATTTTAGTGAGAAAATGTCATCTTTAATAGAAGCAAAGCTTAAAGAAGAAGAGTATTTGGAACAAAAATTAACATTTTTAGAAGAGCTAAAGGTTATTGCAAACATTAATCCATACGGAGTGTTAATAACTGATGAAGTTGGTTCTATCAAATATGGAAACAACTTAGCTTTTTCAATGCTAAACGAAAAGGAACTCGACTTAACAGGGATGAATTTGTTCGAGTTATTTATTGATTTGCCAAAGGAAATCTATTACTCTCATCATGATTTAGATGAGAGTGAAATCGTCCTAAAAAATAAAGCGAATGACAAAACAATATTAGCTGAATATAAGCGGATTATTAAAGAAGGTTATTTTTTAGGTGTTATTATCACATTCAAATGTTTTTTATCTGAAACAAATTCACGAAACAAAGATAGCCAGAGAATCAGGATAAATGACATAAAAGGTCAAAGTGCCGTCATACAAGAACTTAAGTTAAATGCTATAAAATTTGCCAAGACTGACTCGACTATTTTAATTACAGGAGAAAATGGAACAGGTAAAGATTTGTTTGCTGAAGCGATTCATCAAGAAAGTTTGAGGAATAAAAGCCCTTTTGTCATTATTAACTGTGGTGCTTTACCAGAAAACTTAATTGAAAGTGAACTTTTTGGTTATGAAAAAGGTGCATTTACCGGTGCAAGTACAATCGGCAAAAAAGGCAAATTTGAACTTGCAAATAACGGAACTATTTTCTTGGATGAGATTGGAACGATGCCATTACATTTGCAAACAAGACTTTTACGGGTCATACAAAATCGGGAAATCGATCGAATCGGAGGCTCAGAATCAACGAAGCTTGACGTGAGAATTATTGCGGCAACGAATGAGAACCTTTTTAGTTTAGTTGAGCAGGGGAAATTTAGAAGAGACTTATATTATCGGTTACATGTTATTCCTCTACACCTCCCTCCTTTAAGAGAACGAAAAGATGATCTATCTTTGCTTACTAATGGTTTTATTATGAAATTTAACGAATTACTCTCAAAAAGTGCAGGAGATCTAACTGCCGAAGCAATGGAAATACTAATGTCTCATAACTGGCCAGGAAATATCCGGGAATTAGAAAATGTGATGGAGTATGCTATGAACAGCATACCAGCAAACACCGAATATATTGGTGTAAACCACTTACCAGCATACTTACAATCCTTTTATTTTACGAATGCTTCAACACCTCCAAGTTCTCATCAAGATATTATAAAAATAAATCTTAATAACTATGAAGAAGAAATAATCAGGCATTTATTAGAAATATACGGAAAATCTACAACTGGAAAACAGCAAGTAGCGAAAAAAATGAACATTAGTCAAGCTACTCTTTATAGAAAATTAAAGCAATATAACGTATAA
- a CDS encoding IS256 family transposase: MTQLQFNLDLEVLKDSVLNSDIDAVVKSAIVLVLNEFMEKERDDYLHAASYERSAARRDYRNGYYERELIMSIGKIQLKVPRTRDGEFSTTVFEKYARCDQALVISMLEMVINGVSTRKVTQIVEQLCGKSVSKSFVSSLTLKLDPIVNDWAKRPLNVKYYPYLFVDAMYIKVREHHKVVSKAVYIATAITDKGQREILGLSIDHAENYESWSRFLQQLKSRGLQSPKLVISDAHQGLQKAIQREFLGTSWQRCNVHFKRNIIEKLPKKDSADIRMMIKRVFEAITVENIRTFKNELMTQFGNNSKYEKALTIFDEGFEDTIQYMNYPVNMRPHIRSTNSLERLNQEVRRRERVIRIFPNTQSAFRLVGAVLMEYQESVYSTKSIRRC; the protein is encoded by the coding sequence ATGACCCAGTTACAGTTTAACCTAGATTTGGAAGTTTTAAAAGATTCTGTATTAAATTCTGATATTGATGCAGTAGTTAAATCAGCAATTGTTTTGGTCTTAAATGAGTTTATGGAAAAAGAGAGAGATGATTATCTACATGCTGCTTCTTATGAACGCTCTGCAGCCCGTCGTGACTATCGCAACGGCTACTATGAACGTGAATTAATTATGAGTATCGGCAAGATACAACTCAAGGTGCCGAGAACTCGTGATGGTGAGTTTTCGACTACAGTTTTTGAAAAATATGCTAGATGTGATCAAGCTTTAGTGATCTCCATGTTGGAAATGGTTATTAATGGGGTCTCAACACGCAAGGTAACACAAATAGTTGAACAGCTATGTGGTAAATCTGTCTCAAAATCGTTTGTTTCTTCATTGACCTTGAAATTAGATCCAATCGTAAATGATTGGGCAAAGCGTCCTTTAAACGTCAAATATTATCCCTATCTTTTTGTAGATGCCATGTATATCAAAGTGAGAGAACACCATAAGGTGGTCTCAAAGGCTGTTTATATTGCCACAGCTATTACAGATAAGGGCCAGCGTGAAATACTTGGTCTAAGTATTGATCATGCAGAGAATTACGAGAGTTGGAGTCGCTTCCTTCAACAGCTAAAATCACGAGGACTTCAGTCTCCGAAACTAGTGATATCAGATGCTCACCAAGGCTTACAAAAAGCCATACAACGTGAATTTTTAGGTACTAGCTGGCAAAGGTGTAATGTTCATTTTAAAAGGAACATTATTGAAAAGTTGCCCAAAAAGGATTCAGCTGATATTCGTATGATGATCAAGCGTGTGTTTGAGGCAATCACTGTTGAAAATATCAGAACCTTTAAGAATGAACTGATGACTCAATTTGGAAATAATTCAAAGTACGAAAAGGCTCTTACTATTTTCGATGAAGGGTTCGAAGATACCATTCAATATATGAATTATCCAGTGAATATGCGCCCTCATATACGAAGTACGAACTCTCTTGAACGATTAAATCAAGAAGTACGAAGAAGAGAAAGAGTTATTCGTATCTTCCCAAACACACAATCTGCTTTTCGTTTAGTAGGAGCTGTTTTAATGGAATACCAAGAATCTGTTTACTCTACAAAATCTATAAGAAGATGCTAA
- a CDS encoding IS1182 family transposase, whose translation MLSKKSSNARDQLEMVTVDQLVPQDHLVRKLEAAIDFSFIYDRVKDLYSEVGRPSIDVVLLIKLPFIQYIFGIRSMRQTIKETQTNMAYRWFLGLGFHESVPHFSTFGKNYERRFAESELFEEIFIEILETAIKKKLISADHIFIDSTHVKASANKHKFEKKMVVKETRAYQNQLQKEINQDREYHGKKLIIEEKFEKKEMKEIKESTTDPESGYYVKDERTKQFAYSFHAASDRKGFVLGTIVTPGNTHDSLILEPLVKQVSKTVGKPKAVAADAAYKTPAITKYLFENEITPVLPYTRPRTKEGFFRKHEYVYDEYYDCYLCPAGEVLKYSTTNKEGYREYKSSKQVCANCPFLSQCTESKDHQKVVTRHVWQEYLEEADHLRHTPEVKEIYSKRKETIERVFADAKEKHGMRWTTLRGLKKLSMQAMLTFAALNLKKIANWTWGGVKSRILCKFNTMFSTTTFGYVYYPLHFFLRKFHGPSLDM comes from the coding sequence ATGTTATCAAAGAAGAGTTCAAACGCACGAGATCAATTAGAGATGGTTACCGTAGATCAGCTTGTTCCTCAAGATCATTTGGTCCGTAAGCTGGAAGCTGCCATAGACTTCTCTTTCATCTATGATCGAGTTAAGGATCTCTATTCGGAAGTGGGTCGCCCAAGCATTGATGTAGTTCTGTTAATCAAGCTCCCATTCATCCAATATATCTTTGGTATTCGCTCTATGCGTCAGACAATTAAGGAAACCCAGACCAATATGGCATATCGTTGGTTCTTGGGATTGGGCTTCCATGAATCTGTTCCTCACTTCTCCACCTTCGGGAAGAATTACGAACGTCGTTTTGCAGAGAGTGAATTGTTCGAGGAGATCTTCATCGAAATTTTGGAAACAGCGATTAAAAAGAAGTTGATCAGTGCCGACCACATCTTCATTGATTCTACACACGTAAAAGCTAGTGCTAATAAACATAAATTTGAAAAGAAAATGGTTGTGAAGGAAACACGCGCTTACCAGAATCAACTTCAGAAAGAAATCAACCAGGATCGGGAGTATCATGGGAAAAAGCTGATTATAGAAGAGAAGTTCGAAAAGAAAGAAATGAAGGAAATCAAGGAAAGTACCACGGATCCGGAGAGTGGTTACTATGTGAAGGACGAACGGACGAAACAGTTTGCTTATTCCTTTCATGCGGCATCGGACCGAAAAGGGTTTGTCCTAGGAACCATTGTGACTCCTGGCAATACCCATGACAGCCTCATTCTGGAACCTTTGGTAAAGCAAGTGTCCAAGACCGTAGGAAAACCTAAAGCCGTCGCAGCTGATGCCGCCTATAAGACCCCTGCCATTACAAAATATTTGTTTGAAAACGAGATAACACCTGTCTTGCCATATACAAGACCACGGACCAAGGAAGGATTCTTCCGAAAACATGAATATGTTTATGATGAGTATTACGACTGTTACCTATGTCCTGCTGGAGAGGTCCTGAAGTATTCGACCACCAACAAAGAAGGATACCGCGAATATAAATCATCAAAGCAGGTTTGCGCAAACTGCCCGTTTTTATCTCAATGTACGGAAAGCAAGGATCATCAAAAGGTGGTCACTCGTCATGTCTGGCAAGAGTACCTCGAAGAAGCAGACCACCTCAGGCATACACCAGAGGTCAAAGAGATTTATTCAAAGCGAAAGGAAACCATCGAGCGAGTATTCGCAGATGCAAAAGAAAAGCATGGCATGCGCTGGACAACCCTCCGAGGGCTTAAAAAATTGTCCATGCAGGCGATGCTTACTTTCGCTGCCTTAAATCTTAAAAAGATAGCCAACTGGACATGGGGGGGAGTCAAGTCCAGAATATTGTGTAAATTTAATACAATGTTTTCAACTACTACATTTGGATATGTGTATTATCCCCTACATTTTTTTTTGCGTAAATTCCATGGGCCTTCCCTGGATATGTGA
- a CDS encoding methyl-accepting chemotaxis protein yields MYILKRSKLYIVSLTFTSLNDLLSIFVVSSFVSIVIVTTVIVVYSRRMGKTAKKYSGIAEIVAEGGLVNEFEEKELKRKDELGDIGRSLYTMQNNLTDVIKNFQVNALSIDDHAQNLSSFSQQMSATSENVATAITTVAEGATEQHEKLKRINTRINQFGTSLDFMNHSVNDVDSSTTSILMMANESNQEMTMMTKSFESLNNTFMELIERVKSVEVNIRNVNEMTEIINSISDQTNLLALNAAIEAARAGESGKGFAVVANEIRNLAEKSRESSGKIDSIIKGVSKDTGKMVLSTEDVNNELLLQREQLNATIQSFEEIIKAVESISPKIKETKELSVKIQKEKDIILEELDQTGAIAEDVAASAEEISASAEEMSASIEEVSASAVNLGEMTNEMRDKIKFFKMGQRDR; encoded by the coding sequence TTGTACATTCTTAAACGATCAAAGTTGTACATCGTTAGCTTGACATTTACAAGCTTAAATGATTTGTTAAGTATTTTTGTGGTATCTAGTTTCGTTTCGATTGTAATTGTCACAACAGTTATCGTTGTTTATTCCAGAAGAATGGGGAAAACAGCTAAAAAATATAGTGGTATTGCAGAAATTGTAGCTGAAGGTGGATTAGTTAACGAATTTGAGGAAAAGGAATTAAAAAGAAAAGACGAGCTTGGTGATATTGGAAGATCTCTTTACACTATGCAAAATAATTTAACAGATGTGATTAAAAACTTTCAGGTCAACGCTTTAAGTATTGATGATCATGCTCAGAACCTTTCTTCATTTTCTCAACAAATGAGTGCTACTTCTGAGAACGTTGCAACAGCTATAACTACAGTTGCTGAAGGAGCAACTGAGCAACATGAAAAATTAAAAAGGATAAATACAAGAATTAATCAATTTGGAACAAGCTTGGATTTTATGAATCACTCCGTTAACGATGTAGATTCCTCAACTACTTCCATCTTAATGATGGCCAATGAGAGTAATCAAGAAATGACAATGATGACTAAATCTTTTGAGTCACTCAATAATACATTTATGGAATTGATTGAACGAGTAAAATCAGTTGAAGTAAATATTCGCAATGTGAATGAGATGACAGAAATTATTAATTCCATTTCAGATCAAACGAACTTATTAGCATTAAATGCAGCCATTGAAGCAGCTAGAGCTGGTGAATCAGGCAAAGGTTTTGCTGTTGTTGCAAATGAAATAAGAAACTTAGCAGAAAAAAGTAGAGAGTCCTCTGGAAAAATTGATTCGATCATTAAAGGAGTTTCTAAAGACACAGGTAAAATGGTTTTATCGACAGAAGATGTAAATAATGAACTTTTATTACAAAGAGAGCAGTTGAATGCGACGATACAATCCTTTGAGGAAATTATAAAAGCAGTTGAAAGTATTTCACCTAAAATAAAAGAAACGAAAGAATTATCAGTCAAGATTCAAAAAGAAAAAGACATCATACTAGAAGAACTAGATCAAACCGGGGCAATAGCAGAAGATGTAGCTGCATCTGCAGAGGAAATTTCAGCATCAGCAGAGGAAATGTCTGCTTCAATAGAAGAAGTCAGTGCCTCAGCAGTTAACTTAGGTGAGATGACAAATGAAATGAGAGATAAAATAAAGTTCTTTAAAATGGGACAAAGGGACAGGTAA
- the istB gene encoding IS21-like element helper ATPase IstB gives MNSSYQQLVSNLEYLNLKQMINHLHDTIDFSTKNELSFVDTLMKLTNYEIDVREKTMINSMVKVGAFPHRKEINEFNFNFQPAINKQQILDFISLRFIEDKQNIIFMGTSGVGKTHLATSIGIAAAKKRTSTYFIKCNELILNLKKAKLENRLESRLKHYGKYKLLIIDEIGYLPIDKEDAKLFFQLIDLRYEKKSTILTTNIGFKEWDAVFQDTKLANAILDRVLHHATVVNIVGPSYRIKDHLAKEDDD, from the coding sequence TTGAATAGTAGTTATCAACAATTAGTAAGTAATTTGGAATATTTAAACTTAAAACAGATGATAAATCATCTTCACGATACCATTGATTTTAGTACCAAGAATGAATTATCTTTCGTTGATACATTGATGAAGTTAACGAACTATGAAATTGATGTGCGTGAGAAGACAATGATTAATTCGATGGTTAAGGTGGGGGCTTTTCCCCACCGCAAAGAGATAAATGAGTTTAATTTTAATTTTCAACCAGCAATAAATAAACAACAGATTCTTGATTTTATTTCTCTGCGGTTTATCGAAGATAAACAAAATATTATCTTCATGGGAACGAGTGGTGTCGGTAAAACCCACTTAGCTACTTCCATAGGAATCGCTGCAGCTAAAAAACGAACAAGTACCTATTTTATTAAATGTAATGAACTTATCTTGAACTTAAAAAAGGCAAAGCTAGAAAACCGATTAGAATCTCGATTAAAGCACTATGGGAAGTATAAATTATTAATTATTGATGAAATTGGTTACCTTCCAATTGACAAAGAAGATGCCAAACTATTTTTTCAGCTGATTGATTTAAGATACGAAAAGAAAAGTACAATTTTAACAACAAATATAGGCTTTAAAGAATGGGATGCGGTGTTCCAGGATACTAAATTAGCAAATGCAATATTAGATCGTGTTTTACACCACGCAACAGTCGTAAATATTGTTGGTCCTTCTTACAGAATTAAAGATCACTTAGCAAAAGAAGATGATGATTAA